In the Drosophila gunungcola strain Sukarami unplaced genomic scaffold, Dgunungcola_SK_2 000001F, whole genome shotgun sequence genome, one interval contains:
- the LOC128262047 gene encoding atrophin-1 — protein MFERSSLLFVAVLMTSALLTQAHFPEYCAECEQEVWEQVPCSEVSTTVSPPITVPATSTTGRPPTTVVPTTAPIFSTTTTLAPDTPTTQPSTYKKCYCECKLGCKEFCRKVISSGPKQPLTQISAIGEFAPGGQVEYTHVHQRKYFPKYGGEGYAGLVGPVDGPKAYKPYPLVYEQAAAASPASNPAVASSPAVANIAAPNYTLEELAQLLSSAYGSKKFYPAGVPSQPRPQIQLQPAPYYSPVPVYSKPLVPLVSKVATAPKLTAGISYAASAVSSSSGGSVAKIKTPYEEKIVVATPPTIYDRTTSYPIVEEPKAYAAPQTENYPVVQSQTQLPIYPSPTESYPSHKEAYPSITEAYPSQTEAYQPHTENYPVPEPQPEVKPYGGPESGPDKPSSTFDLAIDNYLKDFGYGNQGRGYVNY, from the coding sequence ATGTTCGAACGCAGCAGTTTGTTGTTTGTGGCCGTGCTGATGACTTCGGCCCTGTTGACCCAAGCCCATTTTCCGGAGTATTGTGCGGAATGTGAGCAGGAAGTGTGGGAGCAGGTGCCGTGCAGCGAAGTGTCCACCACGGTCTCGCCGCCAATCACTGTCCCCGCCACCAGCACCACAGGAAGACCTCCCACCACCGTGGTGCCCACTACAGCGCCCATCTTTTCAACCACCACCACCCTGGCACCAGACACCCCCACCACCCAGCCATCCACCTACAAGAAGTGCTACTGCGAGTGCAAGCTGGGCTGCAAGGAGTTCTGCCGCAAGGTGATCTCGTCCGGACCCAAGCAACCGCTGACCCAGATCTCCGCCATCGGAGAGTTTGCACCCGGTGGCCAGGTGGAGTACACGCATGTGCATCAGCGCAAGTACTTCCCCAAGTACGGTGGCGAGGGCTACGCCGGATTGGTGGGACCCGTGGACGGACCCAAGGCCTATAAGCCATATCCCTTGGTCTACGAACAGGCAGCTGCAGCCTCACCGGCGTCCAATCCGGCGGTGGCCTCCTCGCCGGCGGTGGCCAACATAGCTGCGCCCAATTACACGCTGGAAGAGCTGGCCCAACTGCTGAGCTCTGCCTACGGCAGTAAGAAGTTCTATCCGGCCGGTGTGCCATCTCAGCCACGCCCCCAAATTCAACTGCAGCCAGCGCCCTACTACTCCCCAGTTCCTGTCTACTCGAAACCATTGGTACCGCTCGTGAGCAAAGTGGCCACGGCACCCAAACTGACCGCCGGCATTAGTTATGCCGCCTCGGCGGTTTCATCCTCGTCGGGTGGTTCGGTGGCCAAGATAAAGACGCCCTACGAGGAGAAGATTGTGGTGGCCACCCCGCCTACAATTTACGACAGGACCACCTCGTATCCAATTGTTGAGGAGCCCAAGGCCTATGCAGCGCCCCAAACGGAAAACTATCCAGTTGTGCAGAGCCAAACGCAGTTGCCTATCTATCCGAGTCCCACGGAGTCGTATCCCAGCCACAAAGAGGCGTACCCCAGCATCACGGAGGCATATCCCAGCCAAACGGAGGCCTATCAGCCCCACACGGAGAACTATCCTGTGCCAGAGCCTCAGCCGGAGGTGAAGCCATATGGTGGCCCCGAATCTGGCCCTGACAAGCCATCCTCGACCTTTGACCTGGCCATCGATAACTACCTGAAGGACTTTGGTTACGGCAACCAGGGAAGAGGCTATGTGAACTACTGA
- the LOC128262039 gene encoding junctophilin-1 isoform X1 has protein sequence MQQAGQLTPQQQQQQQQQLQQQQQQQQQLLQQQQQNGGDLAAYAASQAAGGRRGPISGGRFDFEDGGTYCGGWDEGKAHGHGVCTGPKHQGAYAGAWNYGFEVSGSYIWPSGSHYEGQWQNGRRHGLGVEQIGRQIYRGEWSKDGHKGRYGVRESTVSTAKYEGTWNEGYQDGSGCETYADGGKYQGQWQEGKRHGYGIRTSAPFGLASHHRRKNLHASLSSLRSGENGNAAKMVEKAEEIRGGFVLTAKSDKLPVRRNSLTDKTGKKGFLMGLKMRKQRSTGDLEKRGTIASGSIRSTMSSASWISTGSEQSNLTTKSNHTESNASFTMEDEQLDPTVVETYMGEWKKDKRCGHGVAERSDGLKYEGEWYNNRKHGYGVTTFRDGTVEEGKYKNNILITSQKKKHLFLARSRKFRDRITAAVNAAQRALKMAMQRSDMAISRMATAAAKAQNADAAAEQARMDCENAVRMAREFAPDFKPSVLERFEKLRFRERERFRPGPAAASDAAVKMGAGIQQQQQQQGQFSPTSSSGSDAYATQAQRQQQYLNMQQQQQQQRRMSQQKHESECPVPPSMYSQQLPVSPQTDLSGMVSQAQPSHAQVISAIQQMYHQQQHQQQHQQQVNQQQSNPQMNPAYQFQQQQPPGQAKINPNLNANANANLKQNQAPNQNQLPFGAGTNQVGVSPQQQQLLQQQQQQLLQQQQQLSQQQNSLEHQMGMGHQQQHQPLQQQPSLHASPTHNASNLLRRASQMQQQQLQEAASAAAMAANAAAMAAAQQQQRSGRPPMLGQMGQQSSIDHFDHYKRPPSRDSSIDRYARAASRASGAFSGSRQTSLDRSGLADPLTNGGGSGGGTSTPDGRPRAGSVFRGSTPQPGAGTSTMTGNGSLPSGTAGGRLSRAGTPSLGSGSGGRAPSQGKAEPLFSSPNQPFEDVLLRQRTLGQDIIPSPSQPKRTESLYLPAKPATPVGMAMGGKGGGGGGGGGKKMKSVPINVTLQRKKSMPDFQELPRATEAMSREEVSALGSARREAVRRQIEVNERLKANPLLYLVSPQVKDWFVRQQLMLLVLIFNVALALLFVYMLT, from the exons ATGCAACAGGCTGGACAACTGacgccgcagcagcaacagcaacagcagcagcaactgcagcagcagcagcagcagcagcagcagctactgcagcaacagcagcagaatgGCGGCGACCTTGCCGCCTATGCCGCCTCCCAGGCGGCCGGCGGTAGGCGTGGCCCCATAAGCGGCGGTCGCTTCGACTTCGAGGACGGCGGCACCTACTGCGGCGGCTGGGACGAGGGCAAAGCCCATGGCCACGGAGTCTGCACGGGTCCCAAGCACCAGGGCGCCTACGCCGGAGCCTGGAACTACGGCTTCGAGGTGTCCGGATCGTACATTTGGCCCAG CGGCTCACACTACGAGGGTCAGTGGCAGAATGGACGCCGCCATGGGTTGGGCGTGGAGCAGATCGGGCGGCAGATCTACCGAGGGGAGTGGTCGAAGGACGGGCACAAGGGGCGCTACGGAGTCCGCGAGAGCACTGTGTCGACGGCCAAGTACGAGGGCACCTGGAACGAGGGCTACCAGGACGGGTCCGGATGCGAGACCTACGCGGATGGCG GCAAATACCAGGGTCAGTGGCAGGAGGGAAAAAGGCATGGATATGGCATCCGCACCTCGGCGCCCTTCGGATTGGCCTCCCACCACCGGCGCAAGAATCTGCACGCCTCCTTGAGTTCCCTACGGAGCGGTGAGAACGGAAATGCGGCCAAGATGGTGGAAAAAGCGGAGGAGATCCGCGGCGGATTCGTCCTGACGGCCAAGTCCGATAAGCTGCCGGTGCGGCGCAACAGTCTGACGGACAAGACCGGAAAGAAGGGATTCCTAATG GGCCTCAAGATGCGAAAACAGCGCAGCACGGGCGATCTGGAGAAAAGGGGCACCATTGCATCCGGCAGCATACGCTCCACCATGTCCTCGGCCTCCTGGATCAGCACCGGATCCGAGCAGTCCAACCTGACCACAAA GTCCAACCACACAGAGTCCAATGCCAGCTTCACCATGGAGGACGAGCAGTTGGACCCCACGGTGGTGGAGACCTACATGGGCGAGTGGAAGAAGGACAAGCGCTGTGGTCACGGCGTGGCAGAGCGCAGCGATGGGCTCAA GTACGAGGGTGAGTGGTACAACAACAGGAAGCACGGCTACGGAGTGACAACCTTTCGCGATGGCACCGTCGAGGAGGGCAAGTACAAGAACAACATCCTGATCACCAGCCAGAAGAAGAAGCATTTGTTCCTGGCGCGTTCACGCAAGTTCCGCGACCGCATCACGGCGGCGGTAAATGCGGCCCAACGTGCCCTCAAAATGGCCATGCAGCGCTCCGACATGGCCATTTCCCGGATGGCCACGGCCGCGGCCAAGGCCCAGAATGCGGACGCGGCCGCCGAGCAGGCCCGCATGGATTGTGAGAATGCGGTACGGATGGCTCGCGAATTCGCCCCCGACTTCAAGCCCTCGGTGCTGGAGCGATTCGAGAAGCTGCGCTTCCGGGAACGGGAGCGTTTCCGGCCGGGACCAGCGGCTGCCTCCGATGCAGCCGTGAAAATGGGAGCGGGaatccagcagcagcagcagcagcagggtcAGTTTTCGCCCACGAGCAGCAGCGGATCGGATGCGTACGCCACCCAGGCCCAGCGCCAGCAGCAATATCTCAacatgcagcagcaacagcagcagcagcgtcGCATGTCGCAGCAGAAACATGAGTCAGAATGTCCCGTACCGCCTTCGATGTACTCGCAACAGCTGCCTGTCTCGCCGCAGACGGATCTGTCCGGCATGGTGAGCCAGGCTCAGCCCAGCCACGCCCAGGTGATCAGCGCCATCCAGCAGATgtaccaccagcagcagcaccaacagcagcaccagcaacaggTCAACCAGCAACAGAGCAACCCGCAAATGAATCCTGCATATCAGttccagcaacagcagccgccCGGCCAGGCCAAGATCAATCCCAATCTCAATGCAAACGCGAATGCCAATCTCAAGCAGAACCAGGCACCGAACCAGAACCAGCTGCCTTTTGGCGCCGGCACCAATCAAGTGGGCGTGTcgccacagcaacagcaactactgcagcagcaacagcaacagctcctgcagcaacagcagcaactatCCCAGCAACAGAATAGTCTGGAACACCAAATGG GAATGGgtcaccagcagcaacatcagcccCTCCAACAGCAACCCTCGCTGCATGCCTCGCCCACCCACAATGCCTCGAATCTGTTGCGTCGCGCCTCCCAgatgcaacaacaacaactccaGGAGGCGGCCAGTGCCGCCGCCATGGCCGCCAATGCTGCCGCCATGGCCGccgcccagcagcaacagcgcaGCGGCAGACCGCCCATGCTGGGCCAGATGGGCCAGCAGTCGTCCATCGACCACTTCGACCACTACAAACGGCCGCCCAGTCGCGACTCCTCCATCGATCGGTACGCCCGGGCGGCAAGTCGGGCCAGCGGAGCCTTCTCCGGGTCGCGGCAAACGTCGCTGGACCGCTCCGGCCTGGCCGATCCGCTGACCaacggcggcggcagcggcggcgggaCCAGCACTCCCGATGGACGCCCACGGGCGGGCTCAGTATTCCGCGGATCCACCCCGCAACCTGGAGCCGGAACATCGACCATGACTGGCAACGGATCGCTGCCCTCGGGCACGGCTGGCGGCCGATTGTCGCGCGCCGGCACCCCCAGTctgggatcgggatcgggcgGACGAGCGCCCAGCCAGGGCAAGGCGGAGCCGCTCTTCTCCTCGCCCAACCAGCCGTTCGAGGACGTGCTGCTGCGCCAGCGGACGCTCGGCCAGGACATCATTCCGTCGCCCTCGCAGCCGAAGCGCACGGAGAGCCTCTATCTGCCAGCCAAGCCGGCCACGCCGGTGGGCATGGCCATGGGCGGGAAAGGGGGCGGCGGAGGCGGTGGTGGCGGCAAAAAAATGAAG TCGGTGCCCATCAATGTGACGCTGCAGCGGAAGAAGTCCATGCCCGATTTCCAGGAGCTGCCGCGAGCCACGGAGGCGATGAGCCGGGAGGAGGTGTCCGCCCTGGGATCTGCCCGCCGGGAGGCAGTGCGTCGCCAGATCGAGGTCAACGAGCGCCTCAAGGCGAATCCCTTGCTGTATTTGGTCAGTCCACAGGTTAAG GACTGGTTTGTGCGCCAGCAGCTGATGCTGCTCGTCCTGATTTTTAATGTCGCGTTGGCGCTGCTGTTTGTCTACATGCTCACCTAG
- the LOC128262039 gene encoding uncharacterized protein LOC128262039 isoform X2, translating into MDWYPEEDEEDLMFSPALLARRASESWIVEPPVESVPINVTLQRKKSMPDFQELPRATEAMSREEVSALGSARREAVRRQIEVNERLKANPLLYLVSPQVKDWFVRQQLMLLVLIFNVALALLFVYMLT; encoded by the exons ATGGACTGGTATCcggaggaggatgaggaggatcTCATGTTCTCGCCGGCTCTGTTGGCGCGGCGAGCCAGTGAGAGCTGGATCGTTGAGCCGCCCGTTGAG TCGGTGCCCATCAATGTGACGCTGCAGCGGAAGAAGTCCATGCCCGATTTCCAGGAGCTGCCGCGAGCCACGGAGGCGATGAGCCGGGAGGAGGTGTCCGCCCTGGGATCTGCCCGCCGGGAGGCAGTGCGTCGCCAGATCGAGGTCAACGAGCGCCTCAAGGCGAATCCCTTGCTGTATTTGGTCAGTCCACAGGTTAAG GACTGGTTTGTGCGCCAGCAGCTGATGCTGCTCGTCCTGATTTTTAATGTCGCGTTGGCGCTGCTGTTTGTCTACATGCTCACCTAG